The following nucleotide sequence is from Desulfomonilaceae bacterium.
TCGTTTCTTTTTATTCACAGGGGTATCGAAAAGAATCAGGTTCTAACTATCGGTGTTGGGTTGCTATTTGGGCTCTTGGCCACACTGACCAGGCAATTTGGAATTTTGATAGCGTTCGCGTTTATAATTGCATGTGTCATTCACCCGGGAGGTCGCCAGTTTGGTTATCGCAAGGCTTTTGTCATGGCCTTGACAATCATTGGCGCACCTTGGATTGGCTTTGAGTATTTTCTCTATTACGTGGGAAGCACACCTTTGACAGAGCATAAACTCTTTCACGATATGTTTAATTATCCGTGGGCAATGGGATTTCCAGATTATCTGTTTTTTCTTATGGTACAAGCGTCCCAAAATATTTTAGGATACACTGCCTTTTTAGTTTCACCTGTTATAGGACTTCTCTACAAACAGTATTTCCGCCACTCAGGTCTCAAATATTTTTTCATATTCACCACCTTGTTATTTATTGCCTTGGAGGTGGGGATGCTTTCAGGTGTGTTTACCCTTCCGATATTGTTGACTGGGAATGTAATCTTCAATCTTGGCCTAGGCCCGATTTTGCTCAAAGACATTTATATTCTCGGTATCAACCGAATGACGACTCTGCCAGTGGAAGTTTATTATATTTTCGTCTGGTGGTCGGTCTTGTCTTTAGGCCTAATTTTGCCTCTTGTATGGAAACGTATCCGTGAAATTTCAAAGATGATTATTAGATCAGTTGACAACTGCAGTTTCCTAAGTTGTTTGACACTCATATTCATCCTGATGTACGCAGGGACAATATCTCTCGCAAGTATTCGTGACAGATACATGATTCCTTTATGCGCGATGCTAATTGTATTCCTGTTTTCCTGTTCAAGTAGGTTGAGAAATTTCAAGTTTTCAGTCAGGAGTTCGGCCCCGGCCGCTGGCGCATTAATTCTCATAGCCTTCTTCTCGGTGTCCGCAACTCACGATTTCATGGCCCTCAAACGATCACAGGCACAGGCTCTCAATTATCTAACGCAAGATCTAAAAGTATCGCCGAACCATATAGACGGTGGCTTTGAATTTAATGGCTACCATTGTTTCTCTAAGGATTTTCACCCTAAGGAGGGGAAAAGCTGGTGG
It contains:
- a CDS encoding glycosyltransferase family 39 protein, which translates into the protein MNSRWECVAALLLIWTVAVYIVDPVGEFMVNDDFAYTSALEKLSNEKTLGPTWLGPKGLGGGPALISHLLWGNLFSKVFGYTFTILRISVLVMAVMGSLAFFSLLKATNAANWPSLWGTLTLVFNPLYFSQSFTYMTDVTFVSLIIFSFLFIHRGIEKNQVLTIGVGLLFGLLATLTRQFGILIAFAFIIACVIHPGGRQFGYRKAFVMALTIIGAPWIGFEYFLYYVGSTPLTEHKLFHDMFNYPWAMGFPDYLFFLMVQASQNILGYTAFLVSPVIGLLYKQYFRHSGLKYFFIFTTLLFIALEVGMLSGVFTLPILLTGNVIFNLGLGPILLKDIYILGINRMTTLPVEVYYIFVWWSVLSLGLILPLVWKRIREISKMIIRSVDNCSFLSCLTLIFILMYAGTISLASIRDRYMIPLCAMLIVFLFSCSSRLRNFKFSVRSSAPAAGALILIAFFSVSATHDFMALKRSQAQALNYLTQDLKVSPNHIDGGFEFNGYHCFSKDFHPKEGKSWWWVDREDYVITLGNISGYETVRRFPFRRIIGPDGSIHILKPLVYGEQ